The Parvibaculaceae bacterium PLY_AMNH_Bact1 genome window below encodes:
- a CDS encoding efflux RND transporter permease subunit (Derived by automated computational analysis using gene prediction method: Protein Homology. GO_component: GO:0016020 - membrane [Evidence IEA]; GO_function: GO:0022857 - transmembrane transporter activity [Evidence IEA]; GO_process: GO:0055085 - transmembrane transport [Evidence IEA]) — protein MVTQQPFSVILTGTGIIALAGIVVNNNIVLIDTYQRLIKAGSDVESAIIKAGGQRLQPILLTTITTMVGLMPMVLQVSVNPFAEDWFSYGSPTSYTWKPMSNAIVFGLGFSTLLTLIVTPAALALPARLKRKSAPLLVRGRLLLPDLGTVRERLGR, from the coding sequence ATGGTGACCCAACAGCCCTTTTCCGTGATCCTGACAGGCACAGGTATCATCGCCCTGGCGGGAATTGTGGTGAACAACAATATTGTGCTGATCGACACCTATCAGAGACTCATCAAGGCCGGGAGTGACGTGGAGAGCGCCATCATCAAGGCAGGCGGACAGCGGCTGCAGCCTATTCTGCTCACCACCATAACGACCATGGTGGGCCTTATGCCGATGGTCCTCCAGGTAAGCGTCAATCCGTTTGCCGAAGATTGGTTTTCCTATGGGTCTCCTACCAGCTACACGTGGAAACCCATGTCCAATGCCATTGTCTTCGGCCTTGGTTTTTCAACGCTCTTAACATTAATTGTCACACCCGCAGCGCTTGCTCTGCCAGCACGGCTTAAACGCAAAAGTGCGCCGCTCCTCGTCCGCGGCCGACTTCTTTTGCCTGACCTTGGAACTGTGCGTGAACGGCTCGGACGATGA
- a CDS encoding helix-turn-helix transcriptional regulator (Derived by automated computational analysis using gene prediction method: Protein Homology.) codes for MSDGTEIRVRLKTLRKRSGLSIRRVAESLEIAPSTYSHYESRYKRPFLPQDLVSKLADLFSKHGIKHSDTLALARESAPEFIETAAVADQIAEIVRLFLAIENPHIRNSRYKMLQAVLATDQESGALTNFPDPSDPTRHT; via the coding sequence ATGAGTGACGGCACTGAAATACGCGTCAGACTTAAAACCTTGCGTAAGCGCTCCGGGCTATCAATTCGCAGGGTTGCAGAAAGTCTCGAAATCGCGCCTTCGACCTATAGCCACTATGAGAGCCGATACAAGAGACCGTTTTTGCCACAAGACCTTGTCAGCAAACTCGCAGATCTGTTTTCCAAACATGGGATCAAGCACAGCGATACGCTTGCGCTGGCTCGAGAAAGCGCACCCGAATTCATAGAAACCGCCGCTGTTGCAGATCAGATCGCTGAAATTGTTCGGCTGTTCTTGGCTATTGAAAACCCTCACATCCGCAACAGCCGATACAAAATGCTGCAAGCTGTTTTGGCAACCGACCAAGAGAGTGGTGCTCTTACGAATTTTCCGGATCCTTCCGATCCAACTCGTCACACATAA
- a CDS encoding hypothetical protein (Derived by automated computational analysis using gene prediction method: GeneMarkS-2+.) — MTEREDFLREWFLLLRKYEKSNDRVVAYGVKLQQPLLSEVSDYAVRVDEPGQPRLVSPTDSQ, encoded by the coding sequence ATGACTGAGCGCGAAGACTTTCTTCGCGAGTGGTTCCTGCTTCTTCGGAAGTATGAAAAATCCAATGATCGCGTCGTAGCCTATGGCGTGAAATTACAGCAACCATTGCTGTCTGAGGTTTCAGACTACGCAGTGCGTGTAGATGAACCTGGCCAGCCGAGGCTGGTCTCTCCCACAGATAGTCAGTAG
- a CDS encoding hypothetical protein (Derived by automated computational analysis using gene prediction method: GeneMarkS-2+.): protein MKLHLINIETAAEQQELLFDHSRARAEIFAGWPDVNYCGGCEADVFDQIFFKPTWASVVHEGRTIAVGRMIPADGPFTMVEEVWPHGIETPLPDKSRSVELHRIGKCEDLPPQIATLAVLKIQFGFMQAMQACGRPHMFFLTPKRVAETTLIGATRHGPAIQVDGAPFFVVSATLEEDALTFMAETIAEMEQSVIGAKSAVLTDEVGI, encoded by the coding sequence ATGAAACTTCATCTAATCAACATAGAGACTGCAGCTGAACAGCAGGAGTTGCTGTTTGACCACTCCCGGGCTCGAGCTGAGATATTCGCTGGCTGGCCAGATGTTAACTATTGTGGCGGGTGCGAAGCTGACGTATTCGACCAGATATTTTTCAAACCAACTTGGGCGTCAGTGGTGCATGAAGGACGTACTATTGCTGTCGGGCGCATGATCCCAGCAGATGGCCCATTTACGATGGTTGAAGAGGTTTGGCCTCATGGCATTGAGACCCCACTGCCGGACAAAAGCCGGTCAGTGGAACTGCATCGCATCGGAAAATGCGAAGACTTGCCCCCTCAGATAGCTACGCTTGCGGTGCTCAAAATTCAATTTGGGTTTATGCAGGCAATGCAAGCCTGTGGTCGCCCACACATGTTTTTCTTAACACCAAAGCGCGTCGCCGAAACCACCCTTATCGGTGCGACACGACATGGGCCCGCTATTCAGGTGGATGGAGCCCCCTTCTTCGTGGTCTCCGCAACCTTGGAAGAAGACGCGCTAACCTTTATGGCTGAGACAATAGCCGAGATGGAACAGAGTGTTATCGGAGCTAAAAGCGCTGTGCTCACCGACGAGGTTGGAATATGA
- a CDS encoding hypothetical protein (Derived by automated computational analysis using gene prediction method: GeneMarkS-2+.) yields MSPMSLYRYHLQFDGKVSPQDEMGEQMGIEAKTTVGPGFNSAIGAEGTAAKFEALVMNDMDGSFTLQGEVTLAGGTLAISTYRPSSLEESPDPTIQRGTAECRIDSGTGSFSNASGTITLNFTVNEEARFTDLQTGLIFVE; encoded by the coding sequence TTGAGCCCCATGAGTTTGTACCGGTATCACCTTCAGTTTGACGGCAAAGTCAGCCCTCAGGATGAGATGGGCGAACAGATGGGCATCGAAGCGAAGACCACAGTCGGTCCCGGCTTCAACAGCGCCATTGGTGCGGAAGGCACGGCGGCGAAGTTTGAAGCCCTTGTCATGAACGATATGGATGGGTCCTTCACTCTGCAGGGAGAAGTGACACTCGCGGGAGGCACGCTTGCGATTTCGACCTATCGCCCCTCCTCGCTGGAAGAAAGCCCTGACCCGACAATCCAGCGCGGCACTGCTGAGTGCCGGATAGATAGTGGCACCGGCTCATTTTCTAATGCCAGTGGGACGATCACGCTCAACTTTACGGTGAATGAGGAAGCACGCTTCACCGATTTGCAGACGGGATTGATTTTTGTCGAATGA
- a CDS encoding autoinducer binding domain-containing protein (Derived by automated computational analysis using gene prediction method: Protein Homology.) — MPDLALNALTFFEEMEASSVFEERAIALDNLIKGHGFQYWAVMLQRDPFSPTPYAMENFHFIDRRNEQWAHEYHSCKLASIDPTWSASPQFLLPQFWDDIPQTDAQKRHMDRAAIDGGATNGISGIAAAPGGGGAGFSVSGRDKRAKGAIALQIFSAVQIFRIFAQAEMAAETTARYKLSANDLKILRLYWEGYDRAQISIMVGRTVGALNQRFKEIREQFGVAKDISVIRLLLQAGVLP; from the coding sequence GTGCCCGATCTTGCACTCAATGCGTTGACTTTCTTCGAAGAGATGGAAGCCAGCTCAGTCTTTGAAGAACGCGCGATAGCGCTTGATAACCTCATCAAAGGGCATGGGTTTCAGTACTGGGCTGTAATGCTTCAACGCGACCCCTTTTCTCCCACCCCATACGCGATGGAGAATTTCCACTTCATAGATCGCCGCAACGAACAATGGGCGCACGAATATCATTCATGCAAACTTGCATCTATCGATCCTACATGGTCCGCCAGTCCGCAGTTTCTGTTGCCTCAATTCTGGGATGACATTCCACAAACAGATGCGCAGAAGCGGCACATGGACAGAGCAGCAATAGACGGTGGAGCGACGAACGGCATTAGCGGAATCGCTGCCGCTCCGGGTGGAGGAGGAGCGGGTTTCTCTGTCAGCGGACGAGACAAGCGGGCAAAGGGTGCGATCGCTCTACAGATTTTCTCAGCGGTTCAGATTTTTCGCATTTTTGCACAGGCCGAGATGGCAGCGGAAACCACCGCGCGATACAAGCTGTCTGCAAACGACCTCAAAATCCTTCGTCTTTATTGGGAAGGATATGACCGGGCCCAAATCAGCATAATGGTAGGCCGCACGGTTGGCGCACTCAATCAACGCTTCAAAGAAATTCGGGAACAATTCGGTGTCGCCAAGGACATAAGTGTAATACGACTTCTACTCCAAGCGGGCGTTTTACCTTAG